The genomic window GGGCTGATGAAAATGGTGATTTGGGTCCAATTTATGGCTTTCAGTGGAGAAGTTGGCCAGATTATAACCGCGGTCATATAGATCAAATTTCTAAGATTattgaaatgattaaaaaaaatccagatTCTAGAAGATTGATTGTTAACGCTTGGAATGTTGCAATGATTGATGAAATGGCACTGCCACCATGTCATACTATGTTTCAATTTTATGTTGTTGATCGAAAATTAAGCTGTCACCTTTATCAAAGATCTGGAGATGTATTCTTGGGAATTCCATTTAATATTGCATCTTATTCTTTATTAACATGCATGATTGCTCAAGTTACAGGTCTTGCTCCTGGAGAATTTGTTCATACTATTGGTGATTTGCATTTGTATATAAATCATATTGATCAGATAAAAATTCAATTATCTAGAAAGCTTAAAAATTTGCCTAAATTAAATTTAGATgaaaaaattaataatattttttcattttccagGGAAAATATTAACTTATTAGATTATAATTGTCATTCTAAGCTTGTTGGAAAAGTGGCTGTAtgattataaaaatgattaaaaaggaGTTTTATGATAATTTCCATTATATCTGTTATGGATAAAGCAAGGGGTATTGGTAAAGCAAATAAACTGCCATGGAATGTTCCTGctgatttgaatttttttagaaaaaaaactttgggtAAGCCTGTTATTATGGGTTGGAATACTTTTGTTTCAATAGGTAGCAAACCCTTGTCTGAAAGATTTAATATAGTAATAAGCAATAGAAAAGATGTTTGCATTCCTAAAGATGTATATTTAGCTGATGATGCTGCTTCTGCATTGCTGATTGCAAAGGATGCTTTATTAAGAATTGATAGTGAAATAAATGAAGATGATGAAATAATGATTATCGGTGGAGCTAAGATTTATGATTCATTTGTACACTATGCAGATAGaatgtatttaacatttttggaTTGTAAAGCTAATTGTGATACATTTTTCCCAAAATTTGATGAAAGTATATGGAAGGGATTTATGATTGAATCTGGAATAAGCAATAAGATTCCTTATGAAATTTATCAGTTTGATGTTTctgaataaaaatactttttactttgAATAATAGGtattataaaaatactttttgtttagattgttttgttttcacctttaTCTTTATCTTCgtcttcatcttcatcttcaATAATTTTGCCTTCATCCTCACCAATTTTGCTTATTCCACCTGGGTGCATAAgaagtgtgtattttttgttatgctCATGAATTACAATTATATAGTATCTATATGCAATCTCTGTACaactttttacaaatattttcctGTCTTTTTTATAACTTCTAAAAGCAGCTTTGGTCATTATGTAAGAAATTAACGCAGTAACTACAGCAGTTACTGTTATTGTGATGATCATAATTCCAATTGGTGTACTGAAAAATTCTATGATTCTGTCAAAATATTCCATATTTTttccttatttattttcaagtcttgatattgtaaaaaaatccaTATATGATATCTTCATACTCTTGCGGGTATAGCTTAATCGGTTAGAGTACGACCTTGCCAAGGTCGAGGCGTGAGTTCGATTCTCACTATCCGCTCCATTTAATCAAGTAAATCAGTAAATAATTTCCACCTTGTCTATctgcttttttatcattttttcttctatatctttgaaaaatgaaaatagc from Triplophysa rosa linkage group LG25, Trosa_1v2, whole genome shotgun sequence includes these protein-coding regions:
- the LOC130548582 gene encoding thymidylate synthase-like — protein: MAKFVLDNGSKKTDRTGTGTISVFGYQTRYDISNNFPVLTTKYINFDAVAHELLWFLKGETNIKYLKDNNVKIWDAWADENGDLGPIYGFQWRSWPDYNRDSRRLIVNAWNVAMIDEMALPPCHTMFQFYVVDRKLSCHLYQRSGDVFLGIPFNIASYSLLTCMIAQVTGLAPGEFVHTIGDLHLYINHIDQIKIQLSRKLKNLPKLNLDEKINNIFSFSRENINLLDYNCHSKLVGKVAV